From the Syngnathoides biaculeatus isolate LvHL_M chromosome 10, ASM1980259v1, whole genome shotgun sequence genome, one window contains:
- the trnt1 gene encoding CCA tRNA nucleotidyltransferase 1, mitochondrial — MWSTILRASLARRSCLNWRSLFTMQLKSSEFQVLFTDGLNELAEMFKQHQYELRIAGGAVRDLLTGKQPEDVDFATTATPEEMKHMFQAAGIRMINNKGEKHGTITARLHNENFEVTTLRVDVQTDGRHAEVEFTTDWQKDAERRDLTINSMFLGLDGTLYDYFKGYDDLQNRTVRFVGSAEQRIQEDYLRILRYFRFYGKVAVKPDEHEPETLEAIRANSSGLVAISGERIWVELKKIVVGHHASRLLEMMYSLGLAHYIGLPSDGNVDEMKRVWQNAKGHSPKPMTILAALCRCPEEVERMDTRLKVSREEKTLALFLVKYRKDLYKNDEDSEGLKTFTDFIIDSRELDTRSKVCELLKYQGEHKLLAELSTWAVPRFPISGHDLRRLGLLTGKEIGSTLQKLRDIWKKSHYQMDKEELLSYVKSE, encoded by the exons aaatGTTCAAGCAGCACCAGTATGAACTAAGAATAGCTGGAGGTGCTGTACGGGACTTGTTGACTGGAAAGCAGCCTGAAGATGTGGATTTTGCCACTACCGCTACTCCTGAGGAGATGAAGCACATGTTCCAGGCTGCAGGCATCAGGATGATCAACAACAAAGGAGAGAAGCATGGCACGATAACAGCAAGA CTTCATAATGAGAATTTTGAGGTGACTACATTGCGGGtggatgttcaaactgatggaCGTCATGCTGAAGTGGAGTTCACCACTGACTGGCAGAAAGATGCTGAGAGAAGAGATCTTACAATCAACTCCATGTTTTTAG gTCTGGATGGCACATTATATGACTATTTCAAAGGATATGATGACCTCCAGAATCGAACGGTCCGGTTTGTTGGCAGTGCTGAACAAAGGATCCAAGAGGACTACTTAAGAATACTGCGATATTTCAG GTTCTATGGAAAAGTAGCTGTGAAACCTGATGAGCACGAGCCTGAGACACTGGAGGCTATTCGAGCAAACAGCAGTGGGCTTGTGGCTATTTCAGGGGAACGGATTTGGGTGGAGCTGAAAAAGATTGTGGTTGGTCACCATGCTTCTCGACTACTGGAGATGATGTACAGTTTGGGGCTGGCACATTACATTG GTTTACCTTCTGATGGCAATGTTGATGAGATGAAGCGGGTGTGGCAGAATGCCAAAGGTCACTCTCCCAAACCTATGACCATTCTAGCAGCTCTCTGCCGCTGCCCAGAGGAAGTAGAGAGGATGGACACGCGACTGAAGGTGTCTCGGGAGGAGAAGACTCTGGCTCTGTTTCTGGTCAAGTACAGAAAAGATCTCTACAAGAATGATGAAGATTCGGAAGGTCTCAAAACCTTTACTGACTTCATTATTGAC AGTCGTGAATTGGATACTCGGAGTAAAGTGTGTGAGCTGCTGAAGTATCAAGGTGAGCACAAGCTCCTGGCTGAACTTAGCACGTGGGCCGTACCTCGGTTCCCCATCAGCGGACATGACCTCAGGAGATTGGGCCTCCTCACGGGCAAGGAGATAGGCTCCACTTTACAGAAGCTGCGTGACATCTGGAAGAAAAGTCATTATCAGATGGATAAAGAAGAACTTCTCAGTTACGTGAAGTCCGAGTGA